One stretch of Campylobacter sp. CCS1377 DNA includes these proteins:
- the nuoK gene encoding NADH-quinone oxidoreductase subunit NuoK, which translates to MMEKYFVLAFILFIMGLIGILKRQNLIMLFISSEILLNAANLALIVTSKMHENLDGQVFALFIMGIAACEIAVGVALCVLWYRKTGSLEFKSLKERGN; encoded by the coding sequence ATAATGGAAAAGTATTTTGTTCTTGCATTTATTTTATTTATCATGGGACTTATAGGAATTTTGAAAAGACAAAATTTAATTATGCTTTTTATTTCTAGTGAAATTTTACTCAATGCTGCAAATTTAGCTTTGATTGTTACATCAAAAATGCATGAAAATTTAGATGGACAAGTGTTTGCCCTTTTTATTATGGGTATAGCAGCTTGTGAGATCGCAGTGGGTGTAGCCTTATGTGTGCTTTGGTATAGAAAAACAGGTTCTTTAGAATTTAAGAGTTTAAAAGAGAGGGGAAATTAA
- the nuoL gene encoding NADH-quinone oxidoreductase subunit L: MQNLALLSLFMPLLASLFASLFAFRTKNILVGYVCSILVGVSMVASLILLHKNQELSLELSQWIGLVGISFSFKIDVISLTMMSVVGIVATCVHFYSIFYMAHDKGFNKFFAYLGLFVFSMLFLVMSDNFLGLFVGWEGVGLCSWLLIGFWYKNDNYSFAANEAFIMNRIADLGMLLGIFWLYIQAGTLKYDEVFAMVQSLDHNALILIATCLFIGAMGKSAQFPFHTWLADAMAGPTPVSALIHAATMVTAGVYLVIRAGEIYALVSEVSYFIALLGAFVAIFAASMALVARDLKRIIAYSTLSQLGYMFVAAGLGAYGIALFHLATHAFFKSLLFLGAGNVMHAMNDNLDIKKMGGLFKPLKITAIFMTIGSLALAGIYPFAGFFSKDLILGYSFISFHHGIFLVLLIAAFLTAFYSFRLLMLVFFTPARHDLHPHEASKIALLAMSPLVILAVIAGFFEHSFFNYLSVKLEVIDAQNTIVIICASTAAILGVILAIIAYHFNWFKPSIEENFIYKLLENDYYIPKFYEKFFIKFYELLCLILKKCDIYILDTLVNKIAGGILASSKFISLNASLSLMLRALIFGFVILSILLWVM; the protein is encoded by the coding sequence ATGCAAAATTTAGCTTTACTTTCTCTTTTTATGCCTTTGCTCGCTTCTTTATTTGCGAGTCTTTTTGCTTTTAGGACGAAAAATATTTTAGTGGGCTATGTTTGTTCTATTTTAGTTGGTGTGAGTATGGTTGCGTCTTTGATTTTGTTGCATAAAAATCAAGAACTCAGCTTAGAGCTTAGCCAATGGATAGGACTTGTGGGTATTTCATTTAGCTTTAAAATTGATGTTATTTCGCTTACCATGATGAGTGTTGTTGGCATTGTGGCAACTTGTGTGCATTTTTATAGTATTTTTTATATGGCGCACGATAAGGGTTTTAATAAATTCTTTGCCTATTTAGGACTTTTTGTATTTTCTATGCTTTTTTTAGTCATGAGTGATAATTTCTTAGGACTTTTTGTGGGCTGGGAAGGCGTAGGGCTTTGTTCTTGGTTGCTTATTGGTTTTTGGTATAAAAATGATAATTATTCTTTTGCAGCAAATGAAGCTTTTATAATGAATAGAATCGCAGACTTAGGTATGCTTTTAGGAATTTTTTGGCTTTATATACAAGCAGGGACTTTAAAATACGATGAGGTTTTTGCTATGGTTCAAAGCTTAGATCATAACGCTTTGATTTTAATCGCAACTTGTTTATTTATCGGTGCTATGGGAAAATCAGCACAGTTTCCTTTTCATACTTGGCTTGCTGATGCTATGGCGGGTCCAACGCCAGTTTCGGCATTAATCCATGCTGCAACTATGGTGACTGCAGGGGTTTATTTGGTTATTCGTGCTGGAGAAATTTATGCTTTGGTGAGCGAGGTTTCTTATTTTATCGCTTTACTTGGAGCTTTTGTGGCTATTTTTGCGGCTTCTATGGCTTTGGTGGCTAGGGATTTAAAACGTATTATTGCCTATTCTACTTTATCACAACTTGGCTATATGTTTGTAGCTGCAGGGCTTGGTGCTTATGGTATAGCTTTGTTTCACTTAGCCACTCACGCCTTTTTTAAATCTTTGCTTTTCTTGGGTGCTGGAAATGTAATGCATGCTATGAATGATAATTTAGATATCAAAAAAATGGGTGGGCTTTTCAAGCCTTTAAAAATTACAGCTATTTTTATGACTATAGGTTCTTTGGCTTTAGCTGGAATTTATCCTTTTGCTGGATTTTTCTCAAAAGATTTAATTTTAGGATATTCTTTCATTTCTTTTCATCATGGTATTTTTTTGGTGCTTTTAATCGCAGCTTTCTTAACTGCTTTTTATAGTTTTAGACTTTTAATGTTGGTGTTTTTTACTCCTGCAAGACATGATTTACATCCGCATGAAGCAAGTAAAATAGCGCTTTTGGCTATGAGTCCTTTGGTGATTTTAGCTGTGATTGCGGGATTTTTTGAGCATAGTTTTTTCAATTATCTTAGTGTTAAATTAGAAGTGATTGATGCGCAAAACACAATCGTTATAATTTGCGCAAGCACAGCAGCGATTTTGGGTGTGATTTTGGCTATTATTGCTTATCATTTTAATTGGTTTAAGCCAAGTATAGAGGAAAATTTCATTTACAAACTTTTGGAAAACGATTATTATATTCCTAAGTTTTATGAGAAATTTTTCATTAAATTTTACGAGCTTTTGTGTTTGATTTTAAAAAAATGCGATATTTACATACTGGATACCTTGGTTAATAAAATAGCAGGTGGCATTTTAGCTTCTTCAAAATTTATAAGCTTAAATGCTAGTCTTTCTTTGATGCTTAGAGCTTTGATTTTTGGTTTTGTGATTTTATCAATTTTGTTGTGGGTGATGTAA